One region of Catenuloplanes indicus genomic DNA includes:
- a CDS encoding ATP-binding cassette domain-containing protein translates to MSIPVSVRDLRVRYGDTVALDGLSFDLAGGKIYGLLGRNGSGKTTLLSVLAAFRRASAGTVLVDGEDPFENARITRRVCLVRDNVDAEDTDRVGAVLGLAAELRPDFDADYAARLAKQFDLPLRKRVSGLSRGGRSALGVTIGLATRAPLTIFDESYLGLDAPSRYAFYQELVADYAEHPRTIILSTHLIEEVANLFEEVLIIDRGRLLVHEETDALRRRGATVTGPADAVDAFVAGTELAALGEKRLGGTKATTIYGALTEDQRRDATAARLEITPVGLQELFIQLTAAGNRR, encoded by the coding sequence ATGAGCATCCCGGTCTCGGTGCGCGATCTGCGGGTGCGCTACGGCGACACGGTCGCGCTGGACGGTCTCTCGTTCGACCTGGCCGGCGGCAAGATCTACGGCCTGCTCGGCCGCAACGGCTCCGGCAAGACCACGCTGCTCTCCGTGCTGGCCGCGTTCCGCCGTGCCTCGGCCGGCACCGTGCTGGTCGACGGCGAGGACCCGTTCGAGAATGCGCGGATCACCCGGCGGGTCTGCCTGGTCCGGGACAACGTGGACGCGGAGGACACCGACCGGGTCGGCGCGGTGCTGGGCCTGGCCGCCGAGCTCCGGCCGGATTTCGACGCGGACTACGCGGCCCGGCTGGCCAAGCAGTTCGACCTGCCGCTGCGCAAGCGCGTCTCCGGGCTCTCCCGGGGTGGCCGGTCCGCGCTCGGCGTCACGATCGGCCTCGCCACCCGCGCGCCGCTGACCATCTTCGACGAGTCCTACCTGGGCCTGGACGCGCCTTCGCGATACGCGTTCTACCAGGAGCTGGTCGCGGACTACGCGGAGCACCCGCGCACCATCATCCTCTCCACGCACCTGATCGAGGAGGTGGCGAACCTGTTCGAGGAGGTCCTGATCATCGATCGCGGCCGCCTGCTGGTGCACGAGGAGACGGACGCGCTGCGCCGCCGCGGCGCCACCGTGACCGGCCCGGCCGACGCGGTCGACGCGTTCGTGGCCGGCACCGAGCTGGCGGCGCTGGGCGAGAAGCGGCTCGGCGGCACCAAGGCCACCACGATCTACGGCGCGCTCACCGAGGACCAGCGCCGGGACGCCACCGCGGCCCGGCTGGAGATCACCCCGGTCGGCCTGCAGGAGCTGTTCATCCAACTGACCGCCGCCGGGAACCGGCGATGA